A single genomic interval of Vulpes vulpes isolate BD-2025 chromosome 3, VulVul3, whole genome shotgun sequence harbors:
- the RABGEF1 gene encoding rab5 GDP/GTP exchange factor isoform X11: MQTRGKVPPERVEKIMDQIEKYIMTRLYKYVFCPETTDDEKKDLAIQKRIRALHWVTPQMLCVPVNEEISEVSDMVVKAITDIIEMDSKRVPRDKLACITKCSKHIFNAIKITKNEPASADDFLPTLIYIVLKGNPPRLQSNIQYITRFCNPSRLMTGEDGYYFTNLCCAVAFIEKLDAQSLNLSQEDFDRYMSGQTSPRKQESENWSPDACLGVKQMYKNLDLLSQLNERQERIMSEAKKLEKDLIEWTDGIAKEVQDIVEKYPLEIKPPNQSLAAIDSENVENDKLPPPLQPQVYAG, translated from the exons ATGCAGACTCGTGGAAAAG TGCCTCCAGAAAGAGTTGAAAAGATAATGGATCAGATTGAAAAGTACATCATGACTCGTCTCTATAAATATGTGTTCTGTCCAGAAACTACCGACGATGAGAAGAAAGATCTCGCTATTCAGAAGAGGATCAG agccctgcactgggttACACCTCAGATGCTTTGTGTCCCTGTTAATGAAGAAATTTCAGAAGTATCTGATATGGTGGTGAAAGCAATCACAG aTATCATTGAAATGGATTCAAAGCGTGTACCTCGAGATAAGTTGGCCTGCATCACCAAGTGTAGCAAGCACATCTTCAATGCCATTAAGATCACCAAGAATGAGCCAGCCTCAGCCGATGACTTTTTACCAACTCTCATCTACATTGTTTTGAAGGGCAACCCCCCACGTCTTCAGTCCAATATCCAGTATATCACCCGCTTCTGCAACCCAAGCCGATTGATGACTGGAGAGGATGGCTACTATTTCACCAATCTG TGCTGTGCTGTGGCTTTCATTGAGAAATTAGATGCTCAGTCTTTGAATTTAAGTCAAGAAGATTTTGATCGATACATGTCTGGCCAGACTTCTCCCAGGAAGCAAGAATCTGAGAATTGGTCTCCTGATGCTTGCTTAGGGGTTAAGCAAATGTATAAGAACTTGGATCTTCTGTCTCAGTTGAATGAACGGCAAGAAAGGATCATGAGTGAagcaaaaaaacttgaaaaagaccTAATAGAGTGGACGGATGGAATTGCAAAAGAGGTACAAGACATTGTTGAGAAATACCCGCTTGAAATTAAGCCCCCAAATCAATCTTTAGCAGCTATTGACtctgaaaatgttgaaaatgataAACTTCCTCCACCATTGCAACCTCAAGTTTATGCAGGATGA